A window from Fragaria vesca subsp. vesca linkage group LG5, FraVesHawaii_1.0, whole genome shotgun sequence encodes these proteins:
- the LOC101307203 gene encoding uncharacterized protein LOC101307203: protein MKAQNQNPSKFFTKQINVQVLSYFLIFGGGLVLGIVLGSFYLKDSSFSLQIAEMSFSSSPSSSASSPSDNANISHMLVSPNDTVTMSNITEVHIGALEEFLKPPKVWHDMDDEELLWRASMAPRILQYPFKRVPKVAFMFLTRGPIHLAPLWEKFFQGHQGLYSIYIHSDMYYNESSHPESPIFRGRRIPSQRVDWGRVNLIEAESRLIANALLDVSNQRFVLLSEACIPLFNFSTVYSYLINTHQTFVQVYDDPSGVGRGRYNESYYPQITLDQWRKGSQWVEIDRDIAIEVVSDQKYYTTFQKLCRGYCFADEHYLPTFMNIRFPTKNSNRSVTWVDWSTGGPHPVEYESTDVTVELLNKLRHGSWCEYNGRGTNVCFLFARKFPLSSLDTLLKIAPQVMQFNTDIDKEY from the exons ATGAAGGCTCAGAATCAAAACCCTTCGAAGTTCTTCACGAAGCAAATCAATGTCCAAGTCCTCTCTTATTTCCTCATCTTTGGTGGTGGTTTAGTCCTTGGAATCGTACTTGGCTCCTTTTATCTGAAGGACTCTTCCTTTAGTCTTCAAATAGCCGAAATGTCATTCTCTTCTTCTCCTTCTTCTTCTGCTTCATCTCCATCCGATAATGCAAATATTTCACATATGCTAGTTAGTCCAAATGACACAGTCACTATGTCTAACATAACCGAAGTTCATATAGGAGCATTAGAGGAATTCCTAAAACCGCCTAAGGTTTGGCACGACATGGATGATGAGGAATTGCTCTGGAGAGCTTCCATGGCCCCTCGGATACTCCAATATCCATTCAAGCGAGTTCCGAAAGTTGCTTTCATGTTCTTGACAAGAGGGCCTATTCATTTGGCACCATTGTGGGAGAAGTTCTTCCAAGGGCATCAAGGCTTATACTCGATCTATATCCACTCAGATATGTATTACAATGAATCCTCTCACCCGGAAAGTCCAATTTTTCGTGGCAGACGAATCCCAAGTCAG AGAGTAGATTGGGGACGAGTGAACTTGATTGAAGCCGAGAGCCGCCTAATAGCGAATGCTCTTCTCGACGTCTCAAACCAACGTTTTGTTCTGCTTTCGGAAGCATGCATCCCCCTCTTCAACTTCTCCACTGTGTACTCCTACCTCATAAACACCCACCAGACTTTTGTTCAAGTCTATGATGATCCAAGCGGAGTTGGGCGTGGCCGATATAATGAAAGCTACTACCCTCAAATCACATTGGACCAGTGGAGGAAAGGGTCGCAGTGGGTTGAAATAGATAGAGACATTGCCATTGAAGTTGTTTCAGATCAAAAATACTACACAACTTTCCAGAAACTATGCAGAGGCTATTGCTTTGCAGATGAGCATTACTTGCCAACATTTATGAACATAAGATTTCCAACAAAGAACTCAAATAGGAGTGTGACCTGGGTTGATTGGTCTACGGGCGGACCTCATCCTGTCGAGTATGAGAGCACAGATGTCACGGTTGAGCTTCTGAATAAGCTGAGGCATGGCTCCTGGTGTGAATACAATGGAAGGGGCACAAATGTTTGTTTCTTGTTCGCGCGAAAATTCCCGCTAAGTTCTTTGGATACCCTGCTGAAGATTGCACCACAGGTAATGCAGTTTAACACAGACATTGATAAGGAGTACTAG
- the LOC101307491 gene encoding uncharacterized protein LOC101307491 codes for MKGGSGQNLSTVKFVPKFINVQIHHLVNVLSYFLLFGVGITLGMFLTVYLKDFSFSLQLAQFSFTTSSSNQNMIMPSVTAAQTNLSHPQHIGLEKFLKPPMILHDMDDDELLWRASLAPRISEYPFHRVPKVAFLFLTKGPVYLAPLWETFFKGHRGLYSIYVHSNPSYNGSHPESPVFQGRRIPSQEVEWGNVNMIEAERRLLANALLDISNERFVLLSESCIPLHNFNTIYHHLVNSNKSFVEVYDDPSSVGRGRYNSHMYPRITLSQWRKGSQWFEMNRDLAIEVVADKKYFPLFKKYCRGSCYADEHYLPTFVQMKFAAKNSNKTLTWYDFSKGGPHPATFTRTDVTVDMLNSLRNGTKCLDYLMTGNTCHHLFARKFTPGTLERLMRFAPKLMQFNR; via the exons ATGAAGGGTGGTAGTGGTCAGAATCTGAGCACTGTAAAATTTGTTCCGAAGTTCATCAATGTTCAAATCCACCATCTCGTCAATGTTCTCTCTTATTTCCTCTTATTTGGTGTTGGAATAACCCTTGGGATGTTCCTCACTGTCTATCTCAAAGACTTTTCATTCAGTCTCCAATTGGCCCAATTCTCATTCACAACTTCTTCATCAAATCAAAACATGATAATGCCAAGTGTGACTGCGGCACAAACCAATTTGAGTCACCCCCAACACATTGGATTGGAGAAGTTTCTGAAGCCCCCTATGATTTTGCACGACATGGATGATGATGAATTGCTATGGAGAGCTTCTTTGGCTCCTCGGATCTCAGAGTATCCATTCCATCGAGTTCCGAAAGTTGCCTTCTTGTTCTTGACCAAGGGACCTGTTTATTTGGCTCCATTGTGGGAGACGTTTTTCAAAGGGCATCGAGGTTTGTACTCGATTTATGTGCACTCGAATCCGTCTTACAATGGATCGCACCCGGAAAGTCCAGTGTTTCAGGGCAGAAGAATTCCTAGTCAG GAAGTAGAATGGGGAAATGTGAACATGATTGAGGCCGAGCGCCGCCTATTGGCAAATGCGCTTCTTGATATCTCAAATGAACGCTTTGTTCTTCTCTCGGAATCATGCATCCCCCTGCACAACTTCAACACCATCTACCATCACCTTGTGAATTCAAACAAATCATTTGTTGAAGTCTATGACGATCCAAGTAGTGTTGGCCGTGGGAGATACAATTCACACATGTACCCGCGTATCACATTGTCACAATGGAGGAAAGGGTCTCAGTGGTTCGAGATGAATAGAGACCTTGCCATTGAAGTTGTTGCAGACAAAAAGTACTTCCCTCTTTTCAAGAAGTACTGCAGGGGCTCATGCTATGCAGACGAGCATTACTTGCCAACATTTGTTCAAATGAAATTTGCAGCAAAGAACTCAAATAAAACCTTGACCTGGTACGATTTTTCGAAGGGTGGACCGCACCCTGCTACGTTCACCAGAACAGACGTGACGGTTGATATGCTGAACAGCTTGAGGAATGGTACCAAATGCTTGGATTATCTAATGACTGGCAACACTTGTCATCACTTATTTGCTAGGAAGTTCACTCCTGGCACTTTGGAGAGACTGATGCGGTTTGCACCAAAACTGATGCAGTTCAACAGATGA
- the LOC101293399 gene encoding uncharacterized protein LOC101293399, with the protein MKQGKLTVIVKELSTGYVHPKTTIILSLCVALFLFVLGMFIIVHTTKFLSSEYYSIPQLKTYSPLSPNCTCHAQSHCIFSVSPQLLPISTLPNLSDYIAPKELWHSMSDQELLWRASMAPQVTEYPYNRTPKVAFMFLTKGKLPLAPLWERFFRGHEGFYSVYLHAAPDFKNEPPESSVFYKRMIPSKAVEWGKVTMVEAERRLLANALLDFSNERFVLLSESCIPLFNFTTVYDYLTNSKYSFISSFDDPRGTGRGRYNRRMWPTVTLSDWRKGSQWFEVHRNLALKIVSDVTYFPIFRDLCQPPCYNDEHYLATLVTKVGPGVNSNRSITWADWSIGGPHPATYERRDVNEMFLNQLRHGFNCTYNGGISNICHLFARKFHPSALEPLLKIAPALFKFNTDNTTTSK; encoded by the exons ATGAAGCAGGGTAAGCTTACTGTGATTGTAAAGGAGCTTTCCACAGGTTATGTTCATCCTAAAACCACCATCATACTCTCTTTGTGCGTGGCATTGTTTCTTTTCGTTCTTGGTATGTTCATTATCGTTCACACTACAAAGTTCTTAAGCTCAGAGTACTACTCCATCCCTCAGCTGAAGACATACTCCCCACTAAGTCCTAACTGCACTTGCCATGCACAAAGTCACTGCATCTTTTCTGTGTCTCCACAGTTACTCCCTATCAGTACTCTTCCAAATCTGAGTGATTACATAGCCCCCAAAGAGCTATGGCATTCCATGAGTGATCAGGAGCTGCTATGGCGAGCCTCTATGGCGCCGCAGGTCACCGAATACCCTTACAATCGAACACCAAAGGTTGCATTCATGTTCCTAACAAAGGGGAAACTTCCATTGGCGCCTCTTTGGGAAAGGTTTTTCAGGGGACATGAAGGCTTCTACTCAGTTTATCTTCATGCAGCACCAGACTTTAAGAACGAGCCACCCGAATCCTCAGTGTTCTACAAACGAATGATACCAAGCAAG GCAGTTGAATGGGGAAAGGTCACAATGGTTGAAGCAGAGAGGCGACTATTAGCAAATGCCTTGCTTGACTTCTCAAATGAAAGATTTGTACTGCTCTCTGAATCATGCATACCTCTTTTCAACTTCACCACAGTCTATGACTACCTCACCAACTCCAAATACAGTTTCATCAGCTCATTCGACGACCCGAGAGGCACCGGCCGGGGGCGCTACAACAGACGAATGTGGCCAACCGTAACATTGTCCGATTGGCGCAAGGGCTCACAATGGTTTGAGGTTCACAGAAACCTTGCCCTAAAGATAGTATCAGATGTAACCTACTTCCCTATATTCAGGGACCTCTGCCAACCTCCTTGCTACAACGATGAGCACTATTTGGCAACTCTGGTGACTAAAGTTGGCCCCGGCGTGAACTCAAATAGAAGCATTACCTGGGCTGATTGGTCCATAGGAGGCCCGCACCCTGCAACATATGAGAGGCGAGATGTGAATGAAATGTTTCTAAATCAGTTGAGACATGGGTTTAATTGTACCTACAATGGTGGCATTAGTAACATTTGCCACCTCTTTGCTAGGAAATTCCATCCTAGTGCACTTGAGCCTCTGCTAAAAATTGCTCCGGCTCTCTTCAAATTTAACACCGATAATACTACCACCAGTAAATAA
- the LOC101307786 gene encoding uncharacterized protein LOC101307786 — MAMHHKLAVILDHPQNDAAFLLVKQTRPPKFDDEEYDSFVDSDLWDLPSAQLNLLEPQSRPSIAVHGAESWSNKIELTKFDLDSALNQILEQVGFKADDAGEWRLWKYVEEAQFGPGPPIDSVFVRGKLVAAHRNLQETCKWMSVESCLSWLQEVKPRSERVGHLIVAGLENEFAQTRELKIPLSLPYQEYPPGVVLVPMGSRTGKPFRTTNLVVFAPKNVLNDCREDGFIACGDALIVDPGCQSKFHEELRQIVAALPRKLIVFVTHHHHDHVDGLSVIQRCNPEATLLAHENTMRRIRKDDWSLGFTAISGTEEICIGGQRLTAIFSPGHTDGHMGLLHASTHSLIVGDHCVGQGSAILDVTSGGNMTDYFQSTFKFMEISPHALIPMHGRVNLWPNHMLCGYLRNRRGRESSILKAIENGAETLFDIVANVYCDVDRSYWVPAASNVRLHVDHLAQQDKLPKAFSIQKFQKTCRLHFFSRWMWAYLSNGVLVNCLKPRISHLLVGVVASSAVLYMFKRRD; from the exons ATGGCAATGCATCACAAGCTCGCCGTGATCCTCGATCACCCTCAAAACGACGCCGCATTCCTCCTCGTGAAGCAGACGCGCCCTCCCAAATTCGACGACGAGGAGTACGATTCCTTCGTCGATTCCGACCTCTGGGACTTGCCCTCCGCGCAATTAAACCTTCTAGAACCACAATCCCGGCCCTCAATCGCAGTTCACGGCGCCGAGTCGTGGTCAAACAAGATAGAGTTGACCAAATTTGACCTGGATTCCGCTCTCAATCAG ATTTTGGAGCAAGTAGGGTTTAAGGCCGATGATGCTGGAGAGTGGAGGTTGTGGAAGTATGTGGAGGAAGCTCAGTTTGGGCCTGGACCGCCTATCGATTCGGTGTTTGTTAGGGGAAAATTGGTGGCTGCTCATCGAAATTTACAAG AGACGTGTAAGTGGATGTCTGTCGAGAGCTGTCTAAGCTGGCTTCAGGAAGTGAAACCGAGGAGTGAGCGTGTGGGGCATTTGATAGTTGCTGGCCTTGAAAATGAGTTTGCGCAAACAAGAGAATTGAAGATTCCGTTGAGCTTACCTTACCAG GAGTACCCTCCTGGTGTTGTGCTTGTGCCTATGGGAAGCAGGACAGGAAAACCTTTTCGCACAACAAACTTGGTTGTTTTCGCACCTAAAAATGTTCTGAATGATTGTCGAGAGGATGGTTTTATTGCGTGTGGAGATGCTTTGATAGTGGATCCTGGGTGTCAATCCAAATTCCATGAAGAG CTCAGACAAATTGTAGCTGCTTTGCCAAGAAAATTAATTGTCTTTGTTACTCATCACCATCATGATCATGTGGACG GTCTCTCAGTTATTCAACGTTGCAATCCAGAGGCTACATTATTAGCACATGAAAACACTATGCGACGCATTAGAAAAG ATGACTGGTCTCTCGGCTTTACTGCAATTTCTGGCACTGAAGAAATTTGCATTGGTGGTCAGCGGTTGACTGCAATTTTCTCTCCG GGACATACAGATGGCCATATGGGGCTGCTTCATGCCAGTACTCACTCCTTGATTGTTGGTGATCATTGTGTGGG TCAAGGTAGTGCTATACTGGATGTTACTTCCGGTGGAAATATGACT GATTACTTTCAATCTACATTCAAATTTATGGAGATTTCCCCTCATGCTTTGATCCCCATGCATGGGAGAGTTAACCTATGGCCTAACCACATGCTTTGTGGATATCTCAG GAATCGCAGAGGCAGAGAAAGTTCCATCTTGAAAGCGATAGAAAATGGAGCAGAAACATTATTTGACATAGTTGCAAATGTATATTGTGATGTTGATCGTAGCTATTGGGTTCCTGCTGCGTCAAATGTGAGGCTTCATGTGGATCATCTAGCCCAGCAAGATAAGTTGCCAAAG GCATTTTCGATCCAGAAGTTTCAGAAAACATGTAGACTGCATTTCTTCTCTCGATGGATGTGGGCTTACCTCAGTAACGGTGTCCTCGTAAATTGTTTGAAGCCAAGAATATCTCATCTTCTTGTTGGCGTTGTAGCTAGCTCAGCTGTGTTATACATGTTTAAAAGACGGGATTAG
- the LOC101308084 gene encoding uncharacterized protein LOC101308084, with protein MAAPFPADRGGVAVMAGPVAPLDPSPSKMKNSPPHKSPILIFLLFHKAIRSELDGLHRAAMAFATRASGAAGIEPLLERYHFLRAIYKHHCNAEDEVIFPALDIRVKNVARTYSLEHEGESVLFDQLFELLNSSMQNEESYRRELASCTGALQTSISQHMSKEEEQVFPLLIEKYSCEEQALLVWQFLCSIPVNMMAEFLPWLSSSISCDERQDMHKYLSKVVPEEKLLQQVVFSWMEGVKASACRDKSKGQFQDSGKKVQCSCQSSKTCKRKRVELKSEHSSSMLNPIDEMLLWHNAIKRELNDIAEAAKKIQLSGDFSDFSAFNKRLQFIAEVCIFHSIAEDKVIFPALDAELNFAQEHRDEEIQFDKLRRLMESIQRAGAESSTSEFYMKLCSHADQIIDSILKHFQNEELQVLPLARKHFSPRRQRELLYQSLCMMPLKLIECVLPWFVGSLTDEEASSFLQNIYIAAPATDSALVTLFSGWACKGRSANICLSSSAIGCCPATTLTGSERVISKKPLCLCTSMFSTKQRPLCLSTDGEDDNQRPSKCVSLVSSVETIAGQPIDNGNTLQISCSKTCCVPGLGVNDSNLRVGSLAAVKTLRSISFNPSAPSLNSSLFNWETDFSSADTSTGTRPIDNIFKFHKAIRKDLEYLDIESGKLNDCNETFIRHFSGRFRLLWGLYRAHSNAEDDIVFPALESKETLHNVSHSYTLDHKQEEKLFEDIFSVLSELAQLSEFMSIRHMSGDSGQSNRDSFEHTDTLRKYNELATKLQGMCKSIRVTLDQHVFREELELWPLFDKHFSVEEQDKIVGRIIGTTGAEVLQSMLPWVTAALTLEEQNKLMDTWKQATKNTMFSEWLDEWWDGSRAESSHTVKPESCPSIVSDVDAYASLEQSDETFKPGWKDIFRMNQNELESEIRKVARDSTLDPRRKAYLIQNLVTSRWIASQQKSPQAGVLEGSDGEDLLGCSPSFHDSEKEVFGCKHYKRNCKVRASCCGKLFTCRFCHDEVSDHSMDRKATSEMMCMRCLKIQPVGPVCTTSSCGGFLMAKYYCNICKFFDDERTVYHCPSCNLCRVGKGLGVDFFHCMTCNCCLGMKLLDHKCREKGLEINCPICCDFLFTSSATVRALPCGHYMHSACFQAYTCSHYICPICSKSLGDMAVYFGMLDALLASEELPEEYRDRCQDILCNDCDKKGTARFHWLYHKCGSCGSYNTKVIRMDSTSHCLTSGN; from the exons ATGGCGGCACCATTTCCAGCCGATAGAGGTGGCGTGGCGGTGATGGCAGGTCCGGTGGCTCCGCTCGATCCGTCTCCGTCGAAGATGAAGAACTCACCGCCGCATAAGTCGCCGATTCTGATATTCCTGCTGTTTCATAAGGCTATTCGCTCCGAGCTCGATGGCCTCCACCGAGCCGCCATGGCCTTCGCCACCAGGGCTTCCGGCGCCGCCGGAATCGAGCCGCTGCTGGAGCGGTATCACTTCCTTCGTGCCATATATAAGCACCACTGCAATGCGGAGGACGAG GTAATCTTTCCAGCTCTGGATATACGTGTGAAGAATGTGGCTCGAACTTACTCTCTCGAGCACGAAGGAGAGAGTGTTCTTTTTGATCAGTTGTTTGAGCTGCTAAACTCGAGTATGCAGAATGAGGAAAGCTACCGGAGAGAGTTGGCGTCGTGTACTGGAGCTCTTCAGACTTCAATCAGCCAGCATATGTCCAAGGAAGAGGAGCAG GTCTTCCCATTGCTTATTGAGAAGTATTCATGTGAAGAGCAGGCATTGTTGGTCTGGCAGTTTCTGTGTAGTATTCCTGTTAACATGATGGCAGAATTTCTTCCATGGCTCTCGTCCTCCATATCATGCGATGAACGTCAGGATATGCACAAGTACTTGAGCAAGGTGGTACCAGAAGAGAAGCTTCTGCAGCAG GTTGTATTTTCCTGGATGGAAGGGGTAAAAGCTTCTGCTTGCAGAGATAAATCGAAGGGTCAATTTCAAGATTCTGGAAAGAAGGTCCAGTGCTCATGTCAGTCGTCCAAGACTTGTAAAAGGAAACGTGTGGAGCTAAAATCTGAACATTCCAGTAGTATGTTAAATCCTATAGATGAAATGTTGCTTTGGCATAATGCTATAAAAAGAGAGTTGAACGACATAGCAGAGGCAGCCAAGAAGATACAACTTTCTGGTGATTTTTCTGATTTTTCTGCATTCAACAAGAGGTTGCAATTTATTGCAGAAGTTTGTATTTTTCATAG CATTGCTGAGGACAAGGTTATATTCCCTGCTCTAGATGCTGAACTGAATTTCGCTCAGGAGCATAGAGATGAAGAAATTCAATTTGACAAGCTTAGGCGCCTCATGGAAAGCATCCAGAGGGCAGGAGCTGAATCATCTACATCTGAATTTTATATGAAGTTGTGCTCTCACGCTGATCAGATAATAGATAGCATACTGAAACACTTCCAGAATGAGGAACTTCAG GTGCTTCCACTTGCCCGTAAGCATTTTAGCCCCAGAAGACAACGAGAACTTCTGTATCAAAGCTTATGTATGATGCCGTTGAAGTTGATTGAATGTGTCTTACCATGGTTCGTAGGCTCACTTACTGATGAGGAAGCAAGTTCCTTTCTTCAGAACATTTATATAGCAG CTCCAGCAACAGATTCAGCACTGGTCACTCTTTTTTCTGGGTGGGCATGCAAAGGTCGTTCCGCAAACATTTGTTTGTCTTCAAGTGCAATTGGTTGTTGCCCTGCAACAACACTGACTGGAAGTGAAAGAGTGATTAGCAAGAAACCATTATGTTTGTGCACCTCTATGTTTTCCACTAAGCAAAGGCCTTTATGCTTATCAACAGATGGAGAAGATGATAATCAAAGGCCATCCAAGTGTGTAAGTTTGGTGTCATCTGTGGAAACTATAGCAGGGCAGCCTATAGACAATGGAAATACCCTTCAAATATCCTGCAGTAAGACATGCTGTGTACCGGGGTTGGGGGTAAATGACAGTAACTTGAGAGTGGGTTCTCTGGCTGCAGTAAAAACTCTGCGTTCCATATCTTTTAATCCTTCAGCTCCTTCACTCAACTCCAGTCTTTTCAATTGGGAAACAGATTTCAGCTCTGCAGATACTAGTACTGGAACTCGACCTATTGATAACATATTCAAATTTCATAAAGCTATACGTAAAGATTTGGAGTATTTAGATATCGAATCTGGAAAGCTTAATGATTGTAACGAGACTTTTATCAGGCATTTTTCTGGTAGGTTTCGTCTGTTATGGGGTCTATATAGAGCTCATAGTAACGCGGAGGATGATATTGTATTCCCAGCATTGGAATCGAAAGAGACTCTTCATAATGTTAGCCATTCTTACACACTGGATCACAAGCAGGAAGAGAAACTGTTTGAGGATATTTTTTCTGTTCTCTCTGAGCTTGCACAACTTAGCGAATTCATGAGCATTAGACATATGTCTGGTGATTCAGGACAAAGTAATCGTGATTCTTTTGAGCATACTGATACTTTGAGAAAGTACAATGAGCTAGCCACAAAGCTTCAGGGAATGTGCAAATCCATTAGAGTGACATTGGATCAACATGTTTTCCGTGAAGAACTCGAGTTGTGGCCATTGTTTGATAAACACTTTTCTGTGGAAGAACAAGATAAAATTGTTGGTCGAATAATTGGTACTACAGGGGCGGAGGTTCTTCAATCAATGCTGCCATGGGTAACTGCTGCTCTTACTCTGGAAGAACAGAATAAATTGATGGACACATGGAAGCAGGCAACCAAAAATACTATGTTTAGTGAGTGGCTTGACGAATGGTGGGATGGAAGTCGCGCTGAATCTTCACATACAGTGAAACCAGAAAGCTGTCCTTCTATAG TTTCTGATGTGGATGCATATGCTAGCTTGGAACAGAGTGATGAAACATTTAAACCTGGATGGAAAGATATATTTCGGATGAATCAAAATGAGCTTGAATCAGAAATTAGAAAGGTTGCTCGAGATTCAACTCTTGATCCAAGAAGAAAAGCATATCTTATTCAAAATCTAGTGACTAG TCGCTGGATAGCTTCTCAGCAGAAATCACCTCAAGCAGGTGTACTTGAAGGTTCAGATGGTGAAGATTTGCTTGGATGTTCACCATCATTTCATGATTCAGAGAAAGAAGTGTTTGGCTGTAAGCATTACAAAAGAAATTGCAAAGTCCGTGCCAGTTGCTGTGGAAAACTATTTACATGCAGGTTTTGTCATGACGAAGTGAGCGACCATTCAATGGATAG GAAAGCTACATCTGAAATGATGTGTATGCGCTGCTTGAAGATTCAGCCTGTGGGACCAGTCTGTACAACGTCTTCCTGTGGTGGATTCCTGATGGCAAAGTACTATTGTAATATTTGCAAATTTTTTGATGATGAAAG GACGGTTTATCATTGTCCTTCTTGCAATTTATGCCGTGTTGGGAAGGGACTTGGTGTCGACTTTTTTCATTGCATGACATGCAATTGTTGTCTGGGGATGAAGTTGCTAGACCACAAATGTAGGGAGAAGGGCTTAGAAATAAACTGTCCCATTTGCTGTGACTTTCTGTTCACGTCAAGTGCAACTGTGAGAGCCCTTCCTTGTGGTCATTACATGCATTCAGCCTGCTTCCAG GCATACACTTGTAGTCACTACATTTGCCCAATCTGCAGCAAATCTTTGGGAGATATGGCG GTTTACTTTGGCATGCTTGATGCACTACTGGCTTCTGAGGAACTCCCAGAAGAATACAGGGATCGCTGTCAG GATATCCTGTGCAATGACTGTGATAAGAAGGGTACAGCACGGTTCCACTGGCTGTACCATAAGTGCGGCTCTTGTGGATCCTACAACACCAAAGTAATCCGGATGGATTCGACCTCCCACTGCTTAACATCAGGCAACTAA
- the LOC101308377 gene encoding chaperone protein dnaJ 15-like, with amino-acid sequence MGSGSKLEGTSALPIRRDPYEVLCVSRDSSDQEIKTAYRKLALKFHPDKNTNNPEAAEQFKEVAFSYSILSDPEKRRQYDNAGFEAIDAEGMDMEIDLSNLGTVNTMFAALFSKLGVPIKTTISATVLEEALNGIVTVRPLPVGTSVSGKVEKQCAHFFGVTISEQQAEAGIVVRVTSTAQSKFKLLYFEQDANAGYGLALQEDSEKTGKITSAGMYFLHFQVYRMDSTLNALAMAKDPEAAFFKRLEGLQPCEVSELKAGTHIFAVYGDNFFKTATYTIEALCVGSYEDTTHKLRDIEAQILRKRNELRQFETEYRKALARFQEVTNRYTQEKQSVDELLKQRDSIHSSFTVTKLANNAVGGSGISNGSSSKTPGEDAESPKEDGGSDGKDKSGKKKWFNLNLKGSASDKKLG; translated from the exons ATGGGCTCGGGTTCGAAATTGGAAGGCACATCAGCTCTGCCGATACGGCGTGACCCCTACGAAGTCTTGTGCGTTTCTAGGGATTCATCTGACCAGGAAATCAAAACCGCCTACCGCAAACTCGCTCTCAA GTTTCATCCGGACAAGAACACCAATAATCCGGAAGCCGCGGAACAGTTCAAGGAGGTTGCGTTTTCGTATAGCATCTTGTCTGACCCGGAGAAGAGGAGGCAGTATGACAATGCTGGATTTGAG GCTATTGATGCTGAGGGCATGGACATGGAAATCGACTTGTCAAATCTTGGAACTGTCAATACTATGTTTGCAGCTCTGTTCAG CAAGTTGGGTGTCCCTATCAAGACTACAATATCAGCTACTGTGCTTGAAGAAGCTCTAAATGGTATTGTTACAGTTAGACCTCTCCCAGTTGGAACATCAGTTAGTGGAAAG GTGGAGAAACAATGTGCCCACTTTTTTGGTGTAACAATCAGTGAGCAACAAGCCGAGGCAGGGATTGTAGTAAGAGTTACTTCAACTGCTCAAAGTAAATTTAAG TTGCTCTATTTTGAGCAAGATGCCAATGCTGGATACGGTTTGGCCTTACAG GAAGACAGTGAGAAAACCGGTAAAATAACGTCTGCAGGAATGTATTTCCTGCATTTTCAAGTATACAGAATGGATTCAACTTTGAACGCG TTGGCTATGGCAAAGGATCCAGAAGCTGCTTTTTTTAAGAGGTTGGAAGGTCTTCAACCTTGTGAGGTCTCAGAACTAAAAGCTGGCACTCACATATTCGCTGTATACG GAGATAATTTTTTTAAGACTGCTACCTATACAATTGAGGCACTTTGTGTGGGGTCATATGAGGATACGACACATAAGCTTAGAGATATTGAAGCTCAAATATTAAGAAAGAGAAATGAGCTTCGCCAATTTGAGACCGAGTACAGGAAG GCATTGGCACGCTTTCAAGAAGTGACAAATAGATACACCCAGGAAAAGCAATCT GTAGATGAGCTGCTGAAACAACGAGACAGTATTCATTCATCTTTCACTGTCACTAAGTTAGCCAATAATGCTGTGGGAGGTAGTGGTATAAGCAATGGAAGTAGTAGCAAAACTCCTGGTGAAGATGCTGAAAGCCCAAAGGAGGATGGAGGCTCAGACGGGAAGGACAAGTCCGGTAAAAAGAAATGGTTCAATCTTAACCTCAAAGGATCGGCATCAGATAAAAAGCTTGGTTGA